From the genome of Impatiens glandulifera chromosome 9, dImpGla2.1, whole genome shotgun sequence, one region includes:
- the LOC124914767 gene encoding 60S ribosomal protein L26-1, giving the protein MKYNPRVTSSRRKNRKAHFTAPSSVRRVLMSAPLSSDLRTKYNVRSMPVRKDDEVQVVRGTYKGREGKVVQVYRRKWVIHIERITREKVNGSTVNVGINPSKVVVTKLRLDKDRKSLLDRKAKGRSAADKDKGTKFTAEDVMQNID; this is encoded by the coding sequence ATGAAGTACAACCCAAGAGTAACCAGCTCCCGCCGGAAGAACAGAAAGGCGCATTTCACAGCGCCGTCGAGCGTTCGTCGTGTGCTGATGAGCGCCCCACTCTCTTCAGATCTAAGGACCAAGTACAACGTTCGATCTATGCCAGTAAGAAAGGACGACGAGGTTCAGGTTGTCCGTGGAACCTACAAGGGTCGTGAAGGAAAGGTTGTCCAGGTTTACAGGAGAAAATGGGTTATCCATATCGAGCGCATCACCCGTGAGAAGGTAAATGGTTCGACTGTCAATGTTGGTATCAATCCATCTAAGGTTGTTGTTACAAAGCTGCGCCTCGACAAGGATCGTAAGTCTCTCCTAGACAGGAAGGCGAAGGGCCGTTCTGCAGCTGACAAGGACAAGGGTACTAAGTTCACTGCTGAGGATGTCATGCAGAATATCGATTAA